The following proteins are encoded in a genomic region of Mycobacterium kiyosense:
- a CDS encoding lipid-transfer protein, with the protein MHPWGKWGRDFTEYGVVAARAALAEAGLDWRQIQLVAGADTIRNGYPGFIAGSTFAQKLGWNGVPVSSSYAACASGSQALQSARAHILAGFCDVALVIGADTTPKGAFAPVGGERKNDPDWQRFHLIGAMNPVYFALLARRRMDLYGATSEDFAQVKVKNSRHGLQNPNARYRKESSVEDVLASPVVSDPLRQLDICATSDGAAALIVASADFARKHLGSLDGVPSVRAVSTVTPRYPQHLPELPDIATDSTAVVPGPERVFKDQILDAAYAEAGIGPEDVSLAEVYDLSTALELDWYEHLGLCGRGEAEALLRSGATALGGRVPVNPSGGLACFGEAIPAQAIAQVCELTWQLRGQATGRQVEGAKVGVTANQGLFGHGSSVIVAR; encoded by the coding sequence ATGCACCCCTGGGGCAAATGGGGCCGCGACTTCACCGAATACGGAGTGGTGGCCGCCCGTGCCGCGCTGGCCGAGGCCGGGCTGGACTGGCGGCAGATTCAGCTGGTCGCCGGCGCCGACACCATCCGCAACGGCTATCCGGGCTTCATCGCGGGGTCGACGTTCGCGCAGAAGCTGGGCTGGAACGGGGTGCCGGTGTCGTCGTCGTATGCGGCGTGCGCGTCCGGTTCGCAGGCCCTGCAGAGCGCCCGCGCCCACATCCTGGCCGGATTCTGCGATGTCGCGCTGGTGATCGGCGCCGACACCACGCCGAAGGGGGCGTTCGCGCCGGTCGGCGGCGAGCGCAAGAACGATCCCGACTGGCAGCGTTTCCATCTCATCGGCGCGATGAACCCGGTCTACTTCGCCCTGCTGGCGCGGCGCCGGATGGACCTGTACGGCGCGACGTCGGAGGACTTCGCGCAGGTGAAGGTGAAAAACTCCCGGCACGGGTTGCAGAACCCGAATGCCCGCTACCGCAAGGAATCCTCGGTGGAGGACGTGCTGGCCAGCCCGGTGGTGTCCGACCCGTTGCGTCAGCTGGACATCTGCGCCACCTCCGACGGCGCGGCCGCCCTGATCGTGGCCAGCGCGGACTTCGCCCGCAAGCACCTCGGCTCGCTGGACGGTGTTCCGTCCGTGCGTGCGGTCAGCACGGTGACGCCGCGATACCCGCAGCATCTGCCCGAATTACCGGATATCGCAACGGATTCCACCGCGGTGGTGCCCGGACCCGAGCGGGTGTTCAAGGACCAGATCCTGGACGCCGCGTACGCCGAGGCCGGCATCGGGCCCGAGGACGTCAGCCTGGCCGAGGTGTACGACCTGTCGACTGCTTTGGAACTCGACTGGTATGAGCACCTGGGGTTGTGCGGTCGCGGCGAGGCCGAGGCGCTGTTGCGCTCCGGGGCAACGGCTTTGGGTGGCCGCGTTCCGGTGAACCCGTCTGGCGGTCTGGCCTGCTTCGGTGAGGCCATTCCCGCACAGGCGATTGCGCAGGTGTGCGAGCTGACCTGGCAGCTGCGGGGACAGGCGACGGGCCGGCAGGTGGAAGGCGCGAAGGTGGGCGTCACCGCGAACCAGGGGCTGTTCGGGCACGGGTCGTCGGTGATCGTCGCCCGCTAG
- a CDS encoding hypothetical protein (frameshifted, insertion at around 3380581), which yields MSDRLETRKLIERAKGLLQVKQGMTEPEAFKWIQRAAMDRRTSMKRVAEVVLETLDTPKDA from the coding sequence TTGTCGGACCGGCTGGAGACCCGCAAGCTGATCGAACGCGCCAAGGGCCTGCTGCAGGTGAAGCAGGGCATGACCGAGCCCGAGGCGTTCAAGTGGATTCAGCGCGCCGCCATGGACCGCCGGACGTCGATGAAGCGTGTCGCCGAGGTGGTACTGGAAACCCTCGATACGCCCAAGGACGCTTGA
- a CDS encoding hypothetical protein (frameshifted, insertion at around 3382289,3382677, deletion at around 3382658,3382667,3382676,3382678, 3382960,3381950,3381953,338 1955,3381956,3381958,3381959,3381833,3381962,3381964, 338183 8,3381839,3381841,3381842,3382754,3382379,3382387, 3382778,3 382780,3382781,3382654;~possible pseudo due to internal stop codon): MSFVFAAPDVVSAAGTDLVGLASGLQGATAAALGPTTAILSAAQDEVSTLIAALFEGHGQDFQALSGQAFAYHEQFAQLLSAGGGAYAAAEAAGSNPLQFLSQAVFGVINAPTELLLGRPLIGNGANGTPGTGQNGAAGGILIGNGGSGGSGAPGHNGGAGGAAGLLGTGGAGGAGGKVASGTAGAGGAGGAGGLLAGTGGVGGAGGASASGTGGAGGIGGAGGLFGAGGLGGAGGFGGVNGGAGGAGGAGGLLGGLIGAGGGHGGAGGYGDAGAGGAGGAGGNAGLLAGPGGAGGTGGHAAGTGDNGGAGGAGGNAGLLFGAGGGGGRAGPPKTDSAAQVGTAVTPACCGPTAVRAARGLRQQYRRCGGAGGNALLLGFGGIGGSGGSGQIAGATGGAGGQGGLLLGDGGSGGTGGWSPGHGGTGGTGGRAFLIGVAGNGGEAGYGVSANGGAGASGIASPLQPLFTALNVPTEAVLGRPLIGNGANAAPGSGLTGSPGGLLLGDGGAGGSGTAGHPGGVGGAAGVLGTGGAGGIGGGAPTAGNGGAGGAGGAGGALLGDGGSGGPGGFAFSGSGVGGAGGAGGAGGLLSGGGAGGVGGSASV; the protein is encoded by the coding sequence ATGTCGTTCGTATTCGCGGCTCCGGACGTGGTCTCCGCGGCCGGGACCGATCTGGTCGGACTGGCTTCGGGTTTGCAGGGGGCCACCGCGGCCGCGCTCGGGCCGACCACGGCGATTCTGTCGGCCGCCCAGGATGAGGTATCGACGTTGATTGCGGCGCTTTTCGAGGGGCATGGCCAGGACTTTCAAGCGCTCAGTGGGCAGGCCTTCGCGTATCACGAGCAATTCGCGCAGTTGCTCAGCGCCGGCGGAGGTGCGTACGCCGCCGCCGAGGCTGCCGGTTCGAATCCGCTGCAATTCTTGAGCCAGGCGGTGTTCGGGGTGATCAATGCGCCCACTGAGCTCCTGTTGGGTCGTCCGCTGATCGGCAACGGCGCCAACGGCACTCCGGGCACCGGGCAGAACGGCGCTGCCGGAGGCATCTTGATCGGCAATGGTGGGTCCGGCGGGTCCGGAGCGCCGGGTCATAACGGTGGCGCCGGTGGCGCGGCCGGGCTGCTCGGTACCGGCGGGGCAGGCGGTGCCGGCGGCAAGGTGGCATCGGGTACCGCCGGCGCCGGTGGTGCGGGCGGTGCGGGTGGTCTGCTGGCCGGCACCGGCGGCGTGGGCGGTGCCGGAGGGGCTTCCGCTTCCGGAACAGGAGGAGCCGGTGGGATCGGTGGTGCCGGTGGACTGTTCGGCGCGGGGGGCCTCGGCGGCGCCGGCGGCTTCGGCGGTGTCAACGGCGGTGCCGGCGGTGCGGGTGGGGCCGGCGGGCTGCTCGGCGGGCTGATCGGTGCCGGCGGCGGCCACGGCGGGGCCGGCGGATACGGCGATGCGGGTGCGGGCGGTGCGGGCGGTGCCGGCGGCAACGCCGGTCTGCTCGCCGGTCCCGGTGGGGCCGGCGGCACGGGCGGACACGCGGCCGGAACTGGGGATAACGGTGGTGCGGGAGGCGCGGGCGGCAACGCAGGACTGCTGTTCGGCGCCGGCGGCGGTGGTGGGCGGGCGGGTCCGCCGAAGACGGACTCGGCGGCGCAGGTGGGTACGGCGGTAACGCCGGCCTGCTGTGGTCCAACGGCGGTTCGGGCGGCGCGGGGGCTTCGGCAGCAATATCGGCGGTGCGGGGGTGCCGGCGGCAATGCCCTGTTGCTCGGTTTCGGTGGGATCGGTGGATCGGGCGGATCCGGCCAGATAGCGGGCGCGACCGGTGGCGCTGGGGGCCAGGGCGGTCTGCTGCTGGGCGACGGCGGTTCCGGCGGGACCGGTGGGTGGAGCCCCGGCCACGGCGGCACCGGCGGCACCGGCGGAAGAGCTTTCTTGATCGGCGTGGCCGGCAACGGCGGTGAGGCCGGTTACGGCGTCTCAGCGAACGGCGGCGCCGGGGCGAGCGGCATCGCCAGTCCGCTACAGCCGCTGTTCACCGCCCTCAACGTGCCGACCGAAGCGGTGCTGGGGCGCCCGCTCATCGGCAATGGCGCCAACGCGGCGCCGGGATCGGGATTGACCGGCTCGCCGGGAGGCCTGCTGCTCGGCGACGGTGGGGCCGGTGGATCCGGTACGGCCGGCCACCCGGGCGGCGTCGGCGGTGCTGCCGGGGTGCTGGGCACCGGCGGTGCCGGCGGTATCGGAGGGGGAGCTCCGACCGCGGGCAACGGCGGCGCCGGTGGCGCTGGGGGCGCCGGTGGGGCGCTGCTGGGCGATGGCGGATCCGGCGGCCCGGGTGGCTTCGCGTTCTCCGGTAGTGGGGTCGGCGGTGCCGGCGGCGCGGGCGGGGCCGGCGGCTTGCTGAGCGGCGGCGGGGCCGGCGGTGTCGGGGGCTCGGCTTCGGTCTGA
- the cya gene encoding adenylate cyclase: protein MGAKKCAALKAGNDDPVRRPDCVAAVRAQTKDLRQHYADAAARRARILDIAAWMAVLVSGSFVAVQLLTGSWLWQVISINIAAALVFAFVPMLHRFGELVAPLTFIFAAYATVLASCWDVGTGSGAQLFFIVGSCLAVLLLGIEHIVLASFLAALGAGLVIMSEFVIPRSTGLQPDWAQSTGFVVTTISACVMVVATVYFALRDTARAEAVMEEQYERSEALLANMLPASIAERLKEPERRVIADKYDEASVLFADIVGFTERASSTPPADLVRFLDRLYSAFDALVDKYELEKIKVSGDSYMVVSGVPRPRPDHVHALADFALDMADAAAALKDPHGRAVPLRVGLATGPVVAGVVGSRRFFYDVWGDAVNVASRMESTDSVGQIQVPDEVYERLKDDFELRERGYIDVKGKGVMRTWYLMGRKPVEEPDSLPAEDLRVAPV, encoded by the coding sequence ATGGGCGCAAAAAAGTGCGCTGCCCTCAAAGCTGGCAACGACGACCCGGTTCGCCGGCCCGACTGCGTCGCCGCGGTCCGAGCCCAAACCAAAGACCTGCGGCAGCACTACGCGGACGCCGCTGCCCGCCGGGCGCGCATTCTCGACATCGCTGCCTGGATGGCCGTCCTGGTGAGCGGGAGCTTCGTTGCCGTCCAGCTGCTCACCGGCTCGTGGTTGTGGCAGGTCATCTCGATCAATATCGCCGCGGCGCTGGTCTTTGCGTTCGTTCCGATGCTGCACCGCTTCGGCGAACTGGTGGCACCGCTGACCTTTATCTTCGCCGCCTACGCCACCGTGCTGGCCAGCTGCTGGGACGTGGGAACCGGTTCGGGCGCCCAGCTGTTCTTCATCGTCGGGTCATGTCTGGCCGTATTGCTGCTGGGTATCGAGCACATCGTGCTGGCCAGTTTCCTGGCGGCGCTCGGCGCCGGGCTGGTGATCATGTCCGAGTTCGTGATCCCGCGCAGCACCGGCCTGCAGCCGGATTGGGCGCAGTCCACGGGTTTTGTCGTCACCACCATTTCGGCGTGCGTGATGGTGGTCGCCACGGTTTACTTCGCGTTGCGCGACACCGCCCGGGCCGAGGCGGTCATGGAGGAACAGTACGAGCGCTCCGAGGCACTGCTGGCCAACATGTTGCCGGCCAGCATCGCCGAACGGCTCAAGGAACCCGAGCGGCGCGTCATCGCCGACAAGTACGACGAGGCCTCGGTGCTGTTCGCCGACATCGTCGGCTTCACCGAACGTGCCAGCAGCACCCCACCCGCCGACCTGGTCCGTTTCCTGGACCGCCTGTATAGCGCGTTCGACGCGCTGGTGGACAAGTACGAGCTGGAGAAGATCAAGGTCAGCGGCGACTCCTACATGGTCGTCAGCGGGGTTCCGCGCCCGCGGCCCGACCACGTGCACGCCTTAGCCGATTTCGCTCTCGACATGGCCGACGCCGCAGCCGCGCTCAAGGATCCGCACGGACGAGCGGTTCCACTACGGGTGGGACTGGCCACCGGTCCCGTCGTAGCCGGGGTGGTCGGCTCCCGCCGGTTCTTCTACGACGTCTGGGGCGACGCGGTCAACGTCGCATCCCGGATGGAGTCCACCGATTCGGTCGGGCAGATCCAGGTGCCCGACGAGGTCTACGAGCGGCTGAAGGACGATTTCGAACTGCGCGAACGCGGCTACATCGACGTCAAGGGCAAAGGCGTGATGCGCACCTGGTACCTGATGGGCCGCAAGCCGGTCGAGGAACCGGACAGTCTGCCGGCCGAAGACCTCCGTGTCGCACCCGTCTGA
- a CDS encoding membrane protein: MSPPSLLPHLWKSTLVSGILSLALGAAVAAWPGQTVLVAAIFFGAYLLVTGAAQVVFAFSLHVSAGSRILLFISGAASLILAVLAFRHFGNAVLLLAIWIGVGFIFRGVATTVSAISDPELPGRGWAIFIGLISLLAGIVVMASPFQSIITLAYVVGIWLIVIGVFEIVSSFGIRKASKNLTG; the protein is encoded by the coding sequence TTGTCGCCGCCTAGTCTGCTCCCCCACCTCTGGAAATCCACCCTGGTATCCGGGATCTTGTCGCTCGCGCTCGGCGCCGCCGTGGCGGCCTGGCCGGGTCAAACGGTCCTGGTGGCCGCCATCTTCTTCGGCGCCTACCTGCTGGTCACCGGCGCTGCCCAGGTCGTCTTCGCGTTCAGTCTGCACGTGTCGGCGGGCAGCCGGATTCTGCTGTTCATCAGCGGTGCCGCATCACTGATTCTGGCGGTGCTGGCGTTCCGTCACTTCGGCAACGCCGTGCTGTTGCTGGCGATCTGGATCGGGGTCGGGTTCATCTTCCGCGGTGTGGCCACCACGGTCTCGGCCATCAGCGATCCCGAACTTCCCGGTCGGGGCTGGGCGATCTTCATCGGCCTGATCAGCCTGTTGGCGGGGATCGTCGTGATGGCTTCCCCCTTCCAATCGATCATCACCCTGGCGTATGTGGTCGGCATCTGGCTCATCGTCATCGGTGTCTTCGAAATCGTGTCGTCGTTCGGCATCCGGAAGGCGTCCAAAAACCTCACCGGCTGA